Proteins from a single region of Haloplanus sp. GDY1:
- the rplX gene encoding 50S ribosomal protein L24 — MTRQPHKERTRKRNAPLHERQDQVRSTLSTDLREEYGQRSVRVNAGDTVEVLRGDHAGEEAEVLAVDLTDEVVHVEDVTVEKADGEEVPRPLDASNLRVTELNLDDERRQARLEADTE, encoded by the coding sequence ATGACTCGACAGCCACACAAAGAGCGCACACGGAAGCGAAACGCGCCCCTGCACGAGCGTCAGGACCAGGTTCGGTCGACCCTGTCGACGGACCTCCGCGAGGAGTACGGCCAGCGGTCGGTCCGCGTCAACGCGGGCGACACCGTCGAGGTGCTCCGCGGCGACCACGCCGGCGAGGAGGCCGAGGTGCTCGCGGTGGACCTGACCGACGAAGTCGTTCACGTCGAGGACGTGACCGTCGAGAAGGCCGACGGCGAGGAAGTGCCCCGGCCCCTCGACGCGAGCAACCTCCGCGTGACGGAACTGAACCTGGACGACGAGCGCCGGCAGGCGCGCCTGGAGGCAGATACCGAATGA
- a CDS encoding 50S ribosomal protein L14: protein MEALKADVTRGLAKGSLVNCADNTGARELKIISVAGYSGAKNRHPKAGIGDKVTVSVTKGTPEMRRQVLEAVVVRQRKPIRRPSGTRVKFEDNAAVVIDDMEEPRGTEIKGPVAREVAERFGSIASTATMIV from the coding sequence ATGGAGGCGCTGAAGGCCGACGTCACCCGTGGCCTCGCCAAGGGGTCGCTCGTCAACTGTGCGGACAACACCGGAGCCCGCGAACTGAAGATCATCAGCGTCGCGGGCTACTCCGGAGCGAAGAATCGACACCCCAAAGCGGGAATCGGCGACAAGGTGACCGTCTCGGTCACCAAGGGCACGCCGGAGATGCGCCGGCAGGTGCTGGAGGCGGTCGTCGTCCGCCAGCGCAAGCCCATTCGCCGCCCCAGCGGCACGCGCGTGAAGTTCGAGGACAACGCGGCCGTCGTCATCGACGACATGGAGGAGCCTCGCGGGACCGAGATCAAGGGTCCCGTCGCGCGTGAAGTCGCCGAACGCTTCGGGAGCATCGCATCGACTGCGACGATGATCGTATGA
- a CDS encoding 30S ribosomal protein S17, producing MAIGLNVTEPEEACADQHCPFHGSLSVRGQTLEGTVASTAMEKTVVVEREYDVRVPKYDRYMKRRSRIPAHAPPCLGLSEGDRVRIAETRPLSKTKSHVVVEILGGDE from the coding sequence ATGGCGATAGGACTGAACGTAACCGAACCGGAGGAGGCCTGCGCCGACCAGCACTGTCCGTTCCACGGCTCACTGTCCGTGCGCGGGCAGACGCTGGAAGGCACGGTCGCCTCCACAGCGATGGAAAAGACGGTCGTCGTCGAACGCGAGTACGACGTTCGCGTTCCCAAGTACGACCGGTACATGAAACGCCGGAGTCGCATTCCGGCCCACGCACCCCCGTGTCTGGGCCTCTCGGAAGGCGACCGGGTCCGCATCGCGGAGACGCGACCCCTCTCGAAGACCAAATCACACGTGGTCGTCGAGATTCTGGGAGGTGACGAGTGA
- a CDS encoding ribonuclease P protein component 1, with amino-acid sequence MPLTPETLPRHELVGLRVRVVESTNPDSVGIGGRVVDETMRTLVIEGDRVRRVPKRGTTFEFALPRTDEAADAEKASGTTLELPSETAGRTGQSAGCEGVAYVTVDGARLLSRPALRTEKAGVSTWR; translated from the coding sequence ATGCCACTCACACCCGAGACCCTACCCCGACACGAACTCGTCGGCCTGCGCGTGCGGGTCGTCGAGTCGACGAACCCCGACAGCGTCGGGATCGGCGGTCGCGTCGTCGACGAGACGATGCGAACGCTCGTGATCGAGGGGGATCGGGTGCGGCGCGTCCCCAAGCGTGGGACGACATTCGAGTTCGCCCTGCCGCGCACAGATGAAGCCGCCGACGCCGAGAAGGCGTCGGGGACCACGCTCGAACTCCCGTCGGAAACTGCCGGCCGAACCGGTCAGTCTGCCGGTTGCGAGGGCGTGGCCTACGTTACGGTGGATGGCGCACGACTGCTCTCACGACCCGCCTTGCGAACCGAGAAGGCAGGTGTATCCACATGGCGATAG
- the rpmC gene encoding 50S ribosomal protein L29: protein MAILHVEEIRDMTPAEREAELEDLETELLNAKAVQAAGGMPEDPSRIGELKKTIARIKTIQREEGDLDGD, encoded by the coding sequence ATGGCGATCCTGCACGTCGAGGAGATCCGCGACATGACGCCGGCCGAGCGCGAGGCGGAACTCGAGGATCTCGAGACGGAACTGCTGAACGCGAAGGCGGTCCAGGCGGCGGGCGGGATGCCCGAGGACCCCTCGCGGATCGGCGAACTGAAAAAGACCATCGCGCGGATCAAGACGATCCAGCGCGAAGAAGGCGACCTCGACGGAGACTAA
- a CDS encoding 30S ribosomal protein S3 — MADEHQFIENGLQRSQIDEFFADELGRAGYGGMDVAKTPMGTQIVLKAEKPGMVIGKGGKNIRKVTTELEERFDLDDPQIDVQEVDEPDLNARIVADRLANALERGWYFRKAGHTTIDRIMEAGALGAEIVLSGKVTGARSRVEKFNRGYIKHNGEPAESIVDEGQGVAVMKLGTIGVTVKIIPPGAELPDDFEIAEDADVEPVEQAAETGGGVEELLEEEPEEVPEVGADEEVEVPTETPEDVDEGLDEEIVEEVVEEELPDEGKAETAEVEDEDAADDLDEAVDEEVDEETMDEAADLVEEMEAEDDEEGDA, encoded by the coding sequence ATGGCCGACGAACACCAGTTCATCGAGAACGGACTCCAGCGCTCCCAGATCGACGAGTTCTTCGCGGACGAACTCGGCCGCGCGGGCTACGGCGGCATGGACGTCGCCAAGACCCCGATGGGGACCCAGATCGTCCTCAAGGCCGAGAAGCCCGGCATGGTCATCGGCAAGGGCGGGAAGAACATCCGCAAGGTGACCACCGAACTCGAGGAGCGGTTCGACCTCGACGACCCCCAGATCGACGTACAGGAGGTCGACGAACCGGACCTCAACGCCCGCATCGTCGCGGACCGACTGGCCAACGCCCTCGAGCGTGGCTGGTACTTCCGCAAGGCGGGGCACACGACCATCGACCGGATCATGGAGGCCGGCGCCCTCGGCGCCGAGATCGTCCTGTCCGGGAAGGTCACCGGCGCGCGGAGCCGCGTCGAGAAGTTCAACCGCGGCTACATCAAGCACAACGGCGAACCCGCCGAGTCCATCGTGGACGAGGGCCAGGGCGTCGCCGTGATGAAACTCGGCACCATCGGCGTGACGGTGAAGATCATCCCGCCGGGCGCCGAACTGCCCGACGACTTCGAGATCGCCGAGGACGCCGACGTCGAACCCGTCGAGCAGGCCGCGGAGACCGGCGGCGGCGTCGAGGAACTCCTCGAGGAGGAGCCCGAGGAAGTCCCCGAGGTCGGCGCCGACGAGGAGGTCGAGGTGCCGACCGAGACCCCCGAGGACGTCGACGAGGGCCTCGACGAGGAGATCGTCGAGGAGGTCGTCGAGGAGGAACTCCCCGACGAGGGGAAAGCCGAGACCGCCGAGGTCGAAGACGAGGACGCCGCCGACGACTTGGACGAGGCGGTCGACGAGGAGGTCGACGAGGAGACGATGGACGAGGCGGCCGACCTCGTCGAGGAGATGGAAGCGGAAGACGACGAGGAGGGTGACGCGTAA
- a CDS encoding 50S ribosomal protein L22, translating into MGINYSVEADPETTAKAMLRERPISIKHSKAIAREIKGMTVADAEEYLNDVIDEKQSVPFRQHNSGVGHRSDIDGWDAGRYPEKASKDFLSLLENASNNADEQGFDGQSMSIKHVAAHKVGEREGRKPRAFGRADPWNTTLCDVELIIEEEEED; encoded by the coding sequence ATGGGAATCAACTACAGCGTCGAGGCCGACCCGGAGACGACCGCCAAGGCGATGCTCCGAGAGCGGCCCATCAGCATCAAGCACAGCAAGGCCATCGCCCGCGAGATCAAGGGCATGACCGTCGCCGACGCCGAGGAGTACCTGAACGACGTGATCGACGAAAAGCAGTCGGTCCCGTTCAGACAGCACAACTCGGGCGTGGGTCACCGGAGCGACATCGACGGCTGGGACGCCGGTCGCTACCCCGAGAAGGCCAGCAAGGACTTCCTGAGCCTGCTCGAGAACGCGAGCAACAACGCGGACGAGCAGGGGTTCGACGGCCAGTCGATGTCGATCAAGCACGTCGCCGCCCACAAGGTCGGCGAGCGGGAGGGTCGCAAGCCCCGCGCGTTCGGTCGCGCGGACCCGTGGAACACCACGCTCTGTGACGTCGAACTGATCATCGAGGAGGAGGAGGAGGACTAA
- a CDS encoding 30S ribosomal protein S19, producing MSSEYRTGREGEFTYRGHTLDELQSMSLDEVAELLPARQRRTITRGLSVEHEKLLDQAREAGEEETANDPIRTHLRDMPILPEFVGLTFSVYNGQEFNRVEVDPEMIGHYLGEFQLTRTSVEHGQAGIGATRSSKFVPLK from the coding sequence ATGAGTTCCGAATACCGAACCGGCCGCGAGGGTGAGTTCACCTACCGCGGTCACACGCTCGACGAGCTGCAGTCCATGTCGCTCGACGAGGTCGCGGAACTGCTCCCCGCTCGACAGCGGCGAACCATCACTCGAGGCCTGTCCGTCGAACACGAGAAGCTGCTCGACCAGGCCCGCGAGGCCGGGGAGGAGGAGACGGCCAACGACCCGATCCGCACCCACCTCCGGGACATGCCGATCCTCCCCGAGTTCGTGGGGCTGACCTTCTCGGTCTACAACGGCCAGGAGTTCAACCGCGTCGAGGTCGACCCCGAGATGATCGGCCACTACCTCGGCGAGTTCCAGCTCACCCGCACGTCGGTCGAGCACGGACAGGCCGGCATCGGCGCGACGAGATCCTCGAAGTTCGTGCCACTCAAGTAA
- a CDS encoding 50S ribosomal protein L2 produces MGRRIQGQRRGRGGPTFRAPSHRYKAELEHKKDEERDTISGEIVDIEHDPARSAPVAAVEFEDGDRRLVLAPEGVTVGERIQVGVSAEIKPGNTLPLAEIPEGVPVCNVESSPGDGGKFARASGTSAQLMTHDKRVAVVKLPSGQVKRLNPQCRATVGVVAGGGRTEKPFVKAGNKHHKMKARGTKWPRVRGVAMNAVDHPFGGGGRQHPGKPKSVSRNAPPGRKVGDIASKRTGRGGNN; encoded by the coding sequence ATGGGACGACGCATTCAGGGCCAGCGGCGTGGTCGCGGTGGGCCGACGTTCCGTGCCCCCAGCCACCGCTACAAGGCCGAACTCGAACACAAGAAGGACGAAGAGCGCGACACGATCTCGGGAGAGATCGTCGACATCGAACACGACCCGGCCCGCTCGGCGCCGGTCGCGGCCGTCGAGTTCGAGGACGGGGACCGACGCCTCGTCCTCGCGCCCGAGGGCGTGACCGTCGGCGAACGGATCCAGGTCGGCGTCTCGGCGGAGATCAAGCCGGGCAACACGCTCCCGCTCGCCGAGATTCCGGAGGGTGTCCCGGTCTGTAACGTCGAGAGCAGCCCCGGCGACGGCGGCAAGTTCGCCCGGGCCTCCGGCACGAGCGCGCAGCTCATGACCCACGACAAGCGCGTCGCGGTCGTGAAGCTGCCGAGCGGCCAGGTCAAGCGGCTCAACCCGCAGTGTCGCGCCACGGTCGGCGTGGTCGCGGGTGGCGGACGCACGGAGAAGCCGTTCGTCAAGGCCGGCAACAAGCACCACAAGATGAAGGCCCGCGGCACGAAGTGGCCGCGGGTCCGTGGGGTCGCGATGAACGCCGTCGACCACCCGTTCGGTGGCGGCGGCCGCCAGCACCCCGGCAAGCCCAAGTCCGTCTCGCGGAACGCCCCGCCGGGACGGAAGGTGGGCGACATCGCCTCGAAACGCACCGGACGCGGAGGTAACAACTGA
- a CDS encoding 50S ribosomal protein L23, with protein sequence MSGIIRNPLVTEKAMDQMDFDNKLQFIVDIDATKPEITDAIESRYDVTITKVNTQITARGEKKAVVSLSEDDDAQEIASRIGVF encoded by the coding sequence ATGAGCGGGATCATTCGGAATCCGCTGGTGACCGAGAAGGCGATGGACCAGATGGACTTCGACAACAAGCTCCAGTTCATCGTCGACATCGACGCCACCAAGCCGGAGATCACCGACGCCATCGAGTCGCGCTACGACGTGACGATCACCAAGGTGAACACGCAGATCACCGCCCGCGGCGAGAAGAAGGCGGTCGTCTCCCTCTCCGAGGACGACGACGCACAGGAAATCGCCTCGCGAATCGGGGTGTTCTAA
- the rpl4p gene encoding 50S ribosomal protein L4 — translation MQATVRDLNGEDAGTVDLPEVFETAYRPDLIKRAVLAAQANRKQSYGADPYAGLRTPAESFGSGRGMAHVPRENGQGRRVPQTVGGRKAHPPKAEKDQGKGINDKERKLAIRSAVAATADVERVAERGHEFDEDLDLPLVVSDEFEDLIKTREVVDLLEALGVHADVERADDGRTVKAGRGKTRGRKYREPKSILFVTSEEPSKAARNLAGADVTTAREVNAEDLAPGTDAGRLTIWTESALAEVADR, via the coding sequence ATGCAAGCAACAGTACGCGATCTGAACGGCGAGGATGCGGGCACGGTGGACCTCCCCGAGGTCTTCGAGACGGCCTACCGGCCGGACCTCATCAAGCGTGCCGTCCTGGCCGCACAGGCGAACCGAAAGCAGTCGTACGGTGCCGACCCCTACGCCGGGCTCCGAACCCCGGCGGAGTCCTTCGGCAGCGGCCGCGGCATGGCCCACGTCCCCCGGGAGAACGGGCAGGGCCGCCGCGTGCCCCAGACGGTCGGCGGGCGCAAGGCGCACCCGCCGAAAGCCGAGAAGGACCAGGGGAAGGGAATCAACGACAAGGAGCGAAAGCTCGCGATCCGCTCGGCCGTCGCGGCGACGGCCGACGTCGAGCGCGTGGCCGAGCGCGGTCACGAGTTCGACGAGGACCTCGACCTGCCGCTCGTCGTGAGCGACGAGTTCGAGGACCTGATCAAGACCCGCGAGGTCGTCGACCTGCTCGAAGCGCTGGGCGTCCACGCGGACGTCGAACGCGCCGACGACGGCCGAACGGTCAAGGCCGGGCGCGGCAAGACCCGCGGCCGGAAGTACCGCGAGCCGAAGTCGATCCTGTTCGTGACGAGCGAGGAGCCGTCGAAGGCGGCACGCAACCTCGCCGGCGCGGACGTGACGACGGCCCGCGAGGTCAACGCCGAGGACCTCGCGCCCGGCACGGACGCCGGCCGGCTCACGATCTGGACCGAGAGCGCACTCGCGGAGGTGGCCGACCGATGA
- a CDS encoding 50S ribosomal protein L3, with product MPQPSRPRKGSMGFGPRKRAASEVPRIRSWPDDDGAPALQGFAGYKAGMTHVVMVNDEANSPREGMEESVPVTVVETPPMRAVALRAYEDTSYGLKPATEVWTDEFHPELDRTLDLPAEDSFEADADALREAVESGAVDDLRMITHTVPSELANVPKKKPDVMETRVGGGSLDERVDFALDLVEAGGEHDMSDVFRAGEFMDASGITKGKGTQGPVKRWGVQKRKGKHARQGWRRRIGNLGPWNPSRVRSTVPQQGQTGYHQRTELNKRLIDMGDGDEASVEGGFVNYGEVDGPYALVKGSLPGPDQRLLRFRPAVRPNEQPRLDPEVRYVSTASNQG from the coding sequence ATGCCACAACCAAGCAGACCACGAAAAGGCTCGATGGGATTCGGCCCGCGCAAGCGCGCGGCCAGTGAAGTCCCGCGTATTCGCTCGTGGCCCGACGACGACGGCGCCCCCGCGCTGCAGGGCTTCGCCGGCTACAAGGCCGGAATGACCCACGTCGTCATGGTCAACGACGAGGCCAACTCCCCCCGCGAGGGGATGGAGGAGTCGGTTCCGGTGACCGTCGTCGAGACGCCGCCGATGCGGGCAGTCGCCCTGCGAGCCTACGAGGATACGTCGTACGGACTGAAGCCGGCAACCGAAGTCTGGACCGACGAGTTCCACCCGGAACTCGACCGGACGCTCGACCTGCCGGCCGAAGACAGCTTCGAGGCCGACGCCGACGCGCTCCGCGAGGCCGTCGAGAGCGGTGCGGTCGACGACCTGCGGATGATCACCCACACGGTGCCGAGCGAACTGGCGAACGTCCCGAAGAAGAAACCCGACGTGATGGAGACGCGCGTCGGCGGCGGCTCGCTCGACGAGCGCGTCGACTTCGCGCTCGACCTCGTCGAGGCGGGCGGCGAACACGACATGTCCGACGTGTTCCGCGCCGGCGAGTTCATGGACGCGAGCGGCATCACGAAGGGGAAGGGCACCCAAGGCCCCGTCAAGCGCTGGGGCGTCCAGAAGCGGAAGGGCAAGCACGCCCGCCAGGGGTGGCGCCGACGGATCGGCAACCTCGGGCCGTGGAACCCGTCGCGCGTGCGTTCGACCGTCCCCCAGCAGGGGCAGACGGGCTACCACCAGCGGACGGAGCTCAACAAGCGCCTGATCGACATGGGCGACGGCGACGAGGCGTCCGTCGAGGGCGGCTTCGTCAACTACGGCGAGGTCGACGGCCCGTACGCGCTCGTCAAGGGCTCGCTGCCGGGTCCGGACCAGCGGCTCCTCCGCTTCCGCCCGGCCGTCCGACCGAACGAACAGCCGCGCCTCGACCCCGAGGTGCGCTACGTGTCGACCGCATCCAACCAGGGATAA
- a CDS encoding RNA methyltransferase produces the protein MTLSVLVPSSLVREAEDKREATRKLGYVARAATVFRADRLVVFPDAEGERRWGGGFVEVVLRYAATPPYLRKDAWGTRDELEYAGVLPPLRVSSRTGSGPERPGSLQEGIVTEVGPDGRVRVNCALQHPISLLLPDGMEVSEGERVAIRISSREPVRARIVDEPPPGFGIRRADLSEALARPDAGLRIATSRHGTSLSVERLADIVGGSGGDMTVAFGAPGRGLPAILDVPVEDGVAVAGDTDVEPGPGFDLWLNTIPRQGSETVRTEEAMFASLAPLTLTE, from the coding sequence ATGACGCTCAGCGTGCTCGTGCCGTCTTCCCTCGTCCGGGAAGCCGAGGACAAACGCGAGGCGACTCGCAAACTCGGTTACGTCGCCCGCGCGGCGACGGTGTTCCGGGCGGATCGGCTGGTCGTCTTCCCCGACGCGGAAGGCGAGCGGCGCTGGGGAGGCGGGTTCGTCGAGGTCGTCCTCCGGTACGCCGCCACGCCCCCCTACCTCCGAAAGGACGCGTGGGGGACGCGGGACGAACTGGAGTACGCCGGCGTGTTGCCGCCCCTCCGCGTCTCGTCACGGACCGGCTCCGGACCCGAGCGTCCGGGGTCGTTACAAGAGGGAATCGTGACCGAGGTCGGACCTGACGGCCGCGTTCGGGTCAATTGCGCACTGCAACACCCGATCTCCCTCCTCCTCCCCGACGGGATGGAGGTGAGCGAAGGAGAGCGCGTCGCCATCAGGATCTCTTCGAGAGAGCCGGTCCGCGCCCGGATCGTGGACGAACCCCCACCGGGGTTCGGGATCCGGCGTGCGGACCTGTCGGAAGCGCTGGCCCGCCCCGACGCGGGGCTACGGATCGCCACGTCCCGCCACGGGACGTCGCTGTCGGTCGAGCGGTTGGCCGATATCGTGGGCGGCTCCGGGGGCGACATGACCGTCGCCTTCGGGGCGCCCGGGCGCGGGCTTCCGGCCATCCTCGACGTGCCTGTCGAGGACGGGGTCGCCGTAGCCGGCGACACGGACGTCGAACCCGGACCGGGGTTCGACCTCTGGCTGAATACGATTCCGCGACAGGGAAGCGAGACGGTGCGAACGGAGGAGGCGATGTTCGCGTCGCTCGCACCCCTGACACTCACGGAGTAA